Proteins from a single region of Gasterosteus aculeatus chromosome 20, fGasAcu3.hap1.1, whole genome shotgun sequence:
- the ptdss1a gene encoding phosphatidylserine synthase 1, with amino-acid sequence MASMYSGSHTLSKDDVNYRMHFRMINEQQVEDITIEFFYRPHTITLLTCTVLSLMYFAFARDDGNPDSNLWVGLILVISFFLVISVLAFPNGPFTRPHPAIWRIVFGLSVLYFLFLVLVIFLNWKQVKQLMFWLDPNLRYAKREADVMDYAVNCHVITWERILSHFDIFAFSHFWGWGMKALLIRSYGLCWTISITWELTELFFMHLLPNFAECWWDQVILDILLCNGGGIWLGMTVCRFLEMRTYHWASIKDIHTTTGKIKRAALQFTPASWTYVRWLDPKSSLQRVMGVYLFMIIWQLTELNTFFLKHIFVFPASHALSWCRILFVGIITAPTVRQYYAYLTDTQCKRVGTQCWVFGAVAFLEALVCIKFGQDLFSKTQILYVILWLLCLAFITFLCLFGMVWFAENYGPRRKSLSECEDSNYPEYAEHASEVFKEETDADDDSPTARRRGTRSRKSKSINGLDSQ; translated from the exons ATGGCGTCTATGTACAGCGGGTCCCACACCTTGAGCAAGGATGATGTGAACTACAGAATGCATTTCCGAATGATAAACGAGCAGCAGGTTGAAGATATCACCATCGAGTTTTTCTACAGGCCGCACACGATAACGCTGCTGACATGCACGGTGCTTAGCTTGATGTATTTCGCCTTCGCGAG AGATGATGGAAATCCTGACAGCAATCTTTGGGTGGGACTCATCCTGGTCATCTCCTTCTTTCTGGTCATAAGTGTTTTGGCATTTCCTAACG GTCCATTCACCAGACCACATCCAGCAATATGGAGAATAGTGTTTG GCCTGAGCGTCCTCTACTTCCTGTTCCTGGTTTTAGTCATCTTCCTCAACTGGAAGCAAGTGAAGCAGCTCATGTTTTGGTTGGACCCGAACCTGCGCTATGCCAAGAGAGAGGCCGACGTGATG GACTATGCTGTGAACTGCCATGTCATCACCTGGGAGAGGATCCTGAGCCATTTCGACATTTTTGCATTCAGCCATTTCTGGGGCTGGGGTATGAAGGCCTTGCTTATTCGGAGCTACGGCCTCTGCTGGACCATCAGTATTACCTGGGAACTTACCGAG CTGTTCTTCATGCACCTGCTGCCTAACTTTGCTGAGTGCTGGTGGGACCAGGTGATTCTGGACATTCTGCTGTGTAATGGAGGAGGCATCTGGCTCGGCATGACTGTCTGCCGCTTCTTGGAGATGCGGACCTACCACTGGGCCAGTATTAA GGACATCCACACCACCACGGGGAAGATCAAGCGCGCCGCGTTACAGTTCACCCCTGCAAGCTGGACCTACGTACGCTGGCTCGACCCAAAGTCTTCCCTGCAGCGAGTGATGGGCGTCTATCTGTTCATGATCATCTGGCAG CTGACCGAGTTGAACACATTCTTCCTCAAGCACATTTTCGTCTTTCCGGCGAGCCATGCTCTCAGCTGGTGTCGGATCCTGTTCGTTGGTATCATCACAGCTCCGACTGTCAG GCAGTATTATGCGtacctcacagacacacagtgcaagAGAGTTGGGACCCAGTGCTGGGTGTTTGG GGCAGTAGCCTTTCTGGAGGCCTTGGTGTGTATTAAGTTTGGACAGGACTTGTTCTCAAAAACCCAGATCCTCTACGTGATCCTGTGGCTGCTGTGTTTG GCCTTCATTACGTTCCTGTGCCTGTTTGGAATGGTGTGGTTTGCTGAAAACTACGGTCCAAGAAGAAAG AGCCTCTCAGAATGTGAAGACAGCAATTACCCAGAATATGCTGAACATGCGTCAGAAGTATTTAAAG AGGAGACCGACGCGGACGACGACAGCCCCACGGCCCGACGCAGAGGGACGCGCTCCAGAAAGTCCAAATCCATCAATGGCCTGGACAGCCAGTAG
- the LOC120810046 gene encoding E3 ubiquitin-protein ligase NHLRC1-like: MALSPGSSSRGSLNPDGLVREIEINVLECKVCFEKFSTRRKPQNLSCGHVLCLECIRALSHPLLRKLECPFCRQLCSVDSTSHCQALSDLQELLLNRTPPSSTPPHGENAGLGPAPSLTSTALHLCTAFGGWGTLINPTGIAALGSSGTLVVVHDGDERVAVFSPQGRKLQSFGRRGQGSGEICFPVDVAVTRCGHVAVTDAGDKAVKVFTSRGSHVLTVTDPLRMPWGVDTNRRGHILVSDIQVGTLTEVKLDCAHGLALEHRTVVTDLQRPKAVACCHVTGSTAVMEHLPGETHSPGRQQLTRLRVFTEDFHLLYQLDSFSLSLLNSVRINMSGVAVDTDGDVIVSDSSQGMIWSLRKLQNGPALTPLVGDHLIHPVGLVSLNNSIVILDSGDHTVKVYSAKADAGPGM; this comes from the coding sequence ATGGCCTTGAGTCCTGGATCCTCGAGTCGTGGCAGCCTGAACCCCGACGGGCTTGTGAGAGAGATCGAGATCAACGTGCTGGAGTGCAAAGTCTGCTTCGAGAAGTTCAGCACTCGGCGCAAACCACAGAACCTTTCCTGCGGCCATGTCCTCTGCCTGGAATGCATCAGGGCTCTGTCCCACCCTCTCCTGAGGAAGCTGGAGTGCCCGTTCTGTCGTCAGCTGTGCAGTGTTGACAGCACCTCCCACTGCCAGGCTCTCAGCgacctgcaggagctgctgttgAACCGGACTCCCCCGTCCTCTACTCCTCCTCACGGGGAAAACGCAGGCCTCGGCCCGGCCCCGAGTCTGACATCCACCGCTCTGCACCTCTGCACAGCCTTCGGAGGCTGGGGGACTCTCATCAACCCCACTGGCATCGCTGCCTTGGGGTCGTCGGGAACGCTGGTGGTGGTGCACGATGGAGACGAGAGGGTGGCGGTGTTCAGTCCACAGGGCAGGAAGCTGCAGTCTTTTGGGAGGAGGGGACAAGGCAGCGGGGAGATTTGTTTCCCCGTGGACGTGGCGGTGACTCGCTGTGGTCACGTGGCGGTCACCGATGCCGGGGACAAAGCCGTGAAGGTTTTCACCTCCAGGGGCAGCCATGTTTTGACAGTCACAGATCCCCTCCGGATGCCCTGGGGTGTGGACACAAACAGGCGGGGGCACATCCTGGTCTCAGACATCCAGGTCGGCACTCTGACCGAGGTAAAGTTGGACTGCGCGCACGGTCTCGCTCTCGAGCATCGCACAGTCGTTACAGACCTGCAGCGTCCAAAGGCGGTGGCCTGCTGTCACGTGACTGGGAGCACGGCAGTGATGGAGCATTTACCCGGCGAGACACATTCCCCGGGGAGGCAGCAGCTCACGAGGCTCAGAGTGTTTACAGAGGACTTCCACCTCCTTTACCAGCTTGACAGTTTCAGCCTCAGCCTGCTGAACTCAGTGAGGATCAACATGTCAGGCGTGGCCGTTGACACAGATGGAGACGTGATCGTGAGCGACTCCAGTCAGGGGATGATTTGGAGTTTGAGGAAGCTCCAGAATGGTCCTGCCCTGACGCCGCTCGTGGGAGACCACCTCATCCACCCAGTTGGACTTGTGTCACTGAACAACAGCATCGTGATTCTGGACAGTGGAGACCATACGGTGAAGGTGTATTCCGCTAAAGCGGATGCTGGGCCCGGGATGTAG